The following coding sequences are from one Parabacteroides pacaensis window:
- a CDS encoding sialate O-acetylesterase, whose protein sequence is MKVKIIFGMLVLTTLTLHAKVKLPQLISDHMVLQQQTEVCLWGEATPNSPVQVSYSWANDKKETKADENGFWKIFIKTPSASFKSHTLVISDGEPVTLHNVLIGEVWFCSGQSNMVMPLNGFENCPVRDANNVIADAPNHPAIRVATIATKSALTPQRYANGTWKLPTVDNAPMFSAVAYHYALALQRTLQVPVGIISCAWGGSRVEGWLPKEILQTYENEDLSVAGTDKMVLYMQPMIMYNGMLYPCKNYTVKGFIWYQGESNVDSSSTYAERLAEMVKHWRSLWNQDNLPFYYVEIAPYACGHEERGVKGALLREAQSKALSLIPNSGMVCINDLVEEHEVFQAHPRNKKEIGERLAHQALNKSYGYKGIKSDSPLYKGMRIDGNKIEISFYNAAEGFSPWMGIDGFEIAGANKVFYPAEASINQKDKTIIVTSGKVKKPVAVRYCFYNFRKGNLKNTRNLPVVPFRTDDW, encoded by the coding sequence ATGAAAGTAAAAATAATTTTCGGAATGTTGGTTCTCACAACATTAACCCTGCATGCAAAAGTAAAATTGCCGCAACTGATTAGTGATCACATGGTGTTACAACAACAAACGGAAGTCTGTTTATGGGGTGAAGCTACTCCTAATTCGCCGGTACAGGTATCTTATTCCTGGGCAAACGATAAAAAGGAAACCAAGGCGGACGAAAACGGCTTTTGGAAGATATTCATTAAAACACCTTCCGCCAGTTTTAAAAGTCATACATTAGTAATCAGTGACGGTGAGCCTGTGACCCTCCATAATGTATTGATAGGTGAAGTCTGGTTTTGTTCGGGACAATCCAATATGGTGATGCCTTTGAATGGCTTTGAAAACTGTCCTGTCCGGGATGCCAATAATGTAATAGCCGATGCTCCGAACCATCCGGCTATCCGGGTAGCTACGATAGCGACCAAATCGGCCCTTACTCCCCAACGTTATGCAAATGGTACATGGAAACTGCCTACCGTGGATAATGCACCGATGTTCAGTGCTGTGGCTTATCATTATGCGCTTGCTTTACAGCGGACTTTGCAGGTTCCGGTTGGTATTATCAGTTGTGCCTGGGGCGGTTCTCGGGTGGAAGGATGGTTACCCAAGGAAATCCTGCAAACGTATGAGAATGAAGACTTAAGTGTGGCTGGGACCGATAAAATGGTCTTGTATATGCAACCGATGATTATGTACAACGGCATGTTGTATCCTTGCAAAAATTATACGGTCAAAGGTTTTATATGGTATCAGGGTGAAAGTAATGTAGATAGTAGTTCCACGTATGCCGAACGTCTGGCTGAGATGGTTAAGCACTGGCGTTCTTTATGGAACCAAGACAATTTACCTTTTTATTATGTGGAGATAGCTCCCTATGCGTGCGGACATGAAGAACGGGGCGTAAAGGGTGCTTTGCTACGGGAAGCGCAAAGCAAGGCTCTTTCTTTGATTCCTAATAGTGGCATGGTCTGTATCAACGATTTGGTAGAAGAGCACGAAGTTTTCCAAGCTCATCCGCGCAATAAAAAGGAAATTGGAGAACGCCTAGCACACCAAGCCTTAAATAAGAGTTACGGTTACAAAGGAATTAAATCAGACTCGCCTTTATATAAGGGGATGCGGATCGACGGAAATAAAATTGAGATTTCCTTTTATAATGCAGCGGAAGGTTTCAGCCCCTGGATGGGCATCGACGGGTTTGAAATTGCCGGGGCGAATAAGGTCTTTTATCCGGCGGAGGCTTCTATTAATCAGAAGGACAAGACTATTATCGTCACTTCCGGGAAAGTGAAAAAGCCGGTAGCGGTGCGTTATTGTTTTTATAATTTCCGGAAAGGGAATTTGAAAAACACACGTAATTTGCCGGTTGTTCCTTTCCGTACAGATGACTGGTGA
- a CDS encoding UDP-glucose dehydrogenase family protein, whose protein sequence is MKIAIIGTGYVGLVTGTCFAEMGTEVYCIDIDAKKIENLKQGIIPIYEPGLEDLVHRNQEAKRLHFSTRLTECLDEIEVLFCAVGTPPDEDGSADLRYVLEVAHTIGQSINKYILVVTKSTVPVGTAQKIKAVIQEELDKRGVAVDFDVASNPEFLKEGAAIKDFMSPDRVVVGIESERARKLMTKLYRPFLLNNFRVIFMDIPSAEMVKYASNAMLATRISFMNDIANLCELVGANVNMVRKGIGSDSRIGQRFLYAGCGYGGSCFPKDVKALMKTAQKNGYHMRILEAVEAVNNDQKAILFHKLHAYFNGELKGKTIALWGLAFKPETDDMREAPSVELITHLLASGCQVRAYDPIARDEAERRLGDKIVYARDIYDAVVEADALMVVTEWKEFRLPSWTVVHKLMNHPLILDGRNIYDKTELKENGFTYYGIG, encoded by the coding sequence ATGAAGATAGCTATTATCGGAACCGGCTATGTCGGTTTGGTAACAGGTACTTGTTTTGCAGAAATGGGTACGGAAGTATATTGCATTGACATTGACGCCAAAAAAATCGAAAATTTAAAACAGGGTATTATTCCTATATATGAGCCGGGGCTGGAAGATTTGGTCCACCGGAATCAAGAAGCCAAACGTTTACATTTTTCTACCCGTCTTACCGAGTGCCTGGATGAAATAGAAGTCTTGTTTTGTGCTGTCGGCACACCGCCTGATGAGGACGGGAGTGCCGATTTGCGGTATGTCTTGGAGGTAGCGCATACGATAGGGCAATCTATCAACAAGTATATTCTAGTAGTCACTAAAAGTACGGTTCCGGTAGGCACGGCCCAAAAGATAAAAGCTGTAATCCAAGAAGAATTGGATAAAAGAGGGGTAGCGGTCGATTTTGATGTCGCTTCCAATCCTGAATTTTTAAAAGAGGGGGCTGCCATAAAAGATTTTATGAGTCCTGACCGGGTGGTGGTAGGGATTGAATCGGAACGAGCGCGGAAATTAATGACGAAGTTGTACCGTCCGTTTTTATTAAATAATTTCCGGGTGATCTTTATGGATATTCCTTCTGCGGAAATGGTGAAATATGCTTCTAATGCGATGCTGGCTACCCGGATTAGTTTTATGAATGATATTGCTAATTTATGCGAGTTGGTAGGGGCGAATGTAAACATGGTGCGAAAGGGTATCGGGTCTGATAGCCGGATCGGGCAGCGTTTCCTGTATGCCGGTTGCGGATACGGAGGGTCTTGTTTTCCGAAAGATGTGAAAGCATTAATGAAAACTGCTCAGAAAAACGGATATCATATGCGTATTCTGGAAGCTGTGGAAGCGGTAAATAATGACCAGAAAGCGATCCTTTTCCATAAATTACATGCTTATTTTAACGGTGAGTTGAAAGGGAAGACCATAGCGTTATGGGGTCTTGCATTTAAGCCGGAAACCGATGATATGCGGGAGGCTCCTTCTGTAGAGTTGATTACCCATTTATTGGCATCCGGTTGCCAGGTACGGGCTTATGATCCGATAGCGAGGGACGAAGCTGAACGGAGATTGGGAGATAAGATTGTATATGCCCGGGATATTTATGATGCGGTAGTAGAGGCGGATGCTTTGATGGTGGTAACCGAATGGAAGGAGTTTCGTTTGCCTTCTTGGACTGTTGTGCATAAGTTGATGAATCATCCATTGATTTTGGACGGACGGAATATTTACGACAAGACGGAATTAAAAGAGAATGGTTTTACTTATTATGGCATCGGGTAG
- a CDS encoding malate dehydrogenase, whose protein sequence is MNFLTNDKLTIVGAAGMIGSNMAQTALMMGLTPNLCLYDPFGPALEGVAEELFHCSFEGANITFTSDIKEALTGAKYIVSSGGAARKAGMTREDLLKGNAEIAVQLGKDIRAYCPDVKHVVIIFNPADITGLVTLLYSGLKPSQVSTLAALDSTRLQSALAKHFGLPQDKVVNTRTYGGHGEQMAVFASTTSVDGKPLAELIGTDALTDEKWAEIKTRVIQGGKHIIDLRGRSSFQSPAYVSIEMIRAAMGGAPFRWPAGTYVSTGGFDHIMMAMETSITADGISYKEIKGTPEEEAELKKSYEHLCKLRDEVIAMGILPPIDKWHELNPNIR, encoded by the coding sequence ATGAATTTTCTTACAAACGACAAACTGACTATTGTAGGCGCAGCGGGAATGATTGGTTCCAACATGGCGCAGACTGCCTTAATGATGGGGTTGACTCCTAATCTTTGCCTTTACGATCCTTTCGGGCCGGCGTTGGAAGGTGTGGCAGAAGAACTGTTTCATTGTAGTTTCGAAGGGGCTAATATTACTTTTACCAGTGATATTAAAGAAGCGTTAACTGGTGCGAAATATATTGTTTCTTCGGGTGGAGCTGCCCGGAAAGCGGGTATGACCAGGGAAGATTTGTTGAAAGGAAATGCAGAAATTGCAGTTCAGCTAGGTAAGGATATTCGTGCCTATTGTCCGGACGTAAAGCATGTTGTCATTATTTTTAATCCGGCGGATATTACCGGTTTGGTAACGTTGCTTTATTCGGGATTGAAACCTTCGCAGGTAAGTACGTTGGCTGCTTTGGATAGTACCCGTTTGCAAAGTGCGTTAGCTAAGCATTTCGGCTTACCTCAGGATAAAGTGGTAAATACTCGCACGTATGGGGGGCATGGCGAACAAATGGCTGTTTTTGCTTCTACTACATCGGTAGACGGAAAGCCGTTGGCTGAATTGATCGGCACGGATGCCTTGACAGATGAAAAGTGGGCGGAAATTAAAACCCGTGTCATCCAGGGAGGTAAGCATATTATCGATTTACGGGGACGTTCTTCTTTCCAAAGTCCGGCATACGTGTCTATTGAAATGATTCGGGCTGCTATGGGGGGAGCTCCTTTCAGGTGGCCTGCGGGAACGTATGTCTCGACGGGAGGTTTCGATCATATCATGATGGCTATGGAAACCAGCATTACTGCCGATGGTATTTCTTATAAAGAGATAAAGGGAACGCCGGAGGAAGAAGCGGAATTGAAAAAGAGTTATGAACATCTCTGTAAACTCCGGGATGAAGTAATTGCTATGGGGATTCTTCCTCCTATCGATAAATGGCATGAATTGAATCCGAATATCCGATAA
- a CDS encoding substrate-binding domain-containing protein has product MVFATNTIAVIGVKQIHQLNIRIPDDIRIATFDKNDAFNFMPVPVPYIQQPISEMSRKAVQLLLAQIEDKKNRELQVFELPAKLVNPL; this is encoded by the coding sequence ATTGTTTTTGCAACAAACACGATTGCTGTAATCGGAGTAAAGCAAATCCACCAATTGAACATAAGGATTCCCGACGATATCCGCATCGCTACGTTTGATAAAAATGACGCATTCAATTTTATGCCTGTCCCGGTTCCCTACATCCAGCAGCCTATTTCTGAAATGAGCCGCAAAGCCGTGCAACTTTTACTGGCTCAGATAGAAGATAAAAAAAATAGGGAACTTCAAGTCTTTGAACTTCCGGCTAAATTAGTAAACCCTCTATAA